CGGGGCTAGAGTTGCCGAGGCGCCTTTCTGCGCGCCCACAACCACTCAGACAACCGCTCAAACCAGCCTTGGAGCGGACAATTCCTCCTCATCTTCTTCACCCGGGAGTACACGGACAGTGGCCGACCGACTGATCATCCGTGGCGCGCGCGAGCACAACCTGCGTGACGTCAGTCTCGACCTGCCCCGGGACGCCCTAATCGTGTTCACGGGGCTCTCCGGGTCGGGCAAGTCGAGCCTGGCCTTCGACACGATCTTCGCCGAGGGGCAGCGTCGCTACGTGGAGTCGCTGTCGTCGTACGCACGGCAGTTCCTCGGCCAGATGGACAAGCCGGACGTCGACTTCATCGAGGGCCTGAGCCCGGCGGTCTCCATCGACCAGAAGTCCACCTCGCGCAACCCGCGCTCGACGGTGGGCACCATCACCGAGGTCTACGACTACCTCCGGCTGCTCTTCGCCCGCATCGGCGAGCCACACTGCCCGGTCTGCGGCGAGCGGATCTCCCGGCAGACCCCTCAGCAGATCGTCGACCGGGTCCTCGCGATGGCCGAGGGCACCAAGTTCATGGTGCTCTCGCCCGTGGTGCGCGGCCGCAAGGGCGAGTACGTGGACCTCTTCGCCGAACTCCAGGCCAAGGGCTACGCCCGGGCCCGGGTCGACGGCGTGGTGCACCCGCTGACCGAGCCGCCGAAGCTGAAGAAGCAGGAGAAGCACACCATCGAGGTGGTGATCGACCGCCTCACGGTCAAGCCGAGCGCCAAGCAGCGGCTGACCGACTCGGTCGAGGCCGCCCTGGGCCTGTCCAACGGCCTGGTCCTGCTCGACTTCGTCGACCTGCCCGAGGACGATCCGGAACGCGAGCGGCGCTACTCCGAGCACCTGGCCTGCCCCAACGACCACCCGCTGGCGATCGAGGACCTGGAGCCCCGGGTCTTCTCCTTCAACGCGCCCTACGGCGCCTGCCCCGAGTGCACCGGCCTCGGCACCAAGAAGGAGGTCGACCCGGAGCTGGTCGTCCCCGACCCGGAGCGCACCCTGCGCGAGGGCGCGGTCCAGCCCTGGTCGACCGGGCACAACCTGGAATACTTCCTGCGCCTGCTGGAGGCCCTCGGCGCGGCCGAGCACTTCGACGTCGACACGCCGTGGCGGGCCCTGCCGTCGCGGGCGCAGAAGACGATCCTGCACGGCTCCGACGACCAGGTGCACGTGCGCTACCGCAACAAGTTCGGCCGCGAGCGCTCCTACTACACCGGCTTCGAGGGCGTGGTGCAGTGGATCGAGCGCCGGCACACCGACACCGAGTCGGAGTGGTCGCGGGAGAAGTACGAGGGCTACATGCGCGACGTGCCCTGCGCGGCCTGCGGGGGCGCCCGGCTCAAGCCCGAGGTGCTCGCGGTCACCCTGGCCGGCAAGAGCATCGCCGAGGTCTGCAACCTCTCCGTCGGCGAGGCCGCCGACCTGCTCGCCGGCATCGAGCTGACCGACCGGCAGAAGATGATCGCCGAGCGGGTGCTCAAGGAGATCAACGCCCGGCTGAAGTTCCTGCTCGACGTCGGTCTCGACTACCTGTCCCTGGACCGCCCGGCCGGCACCCTCTCCGGCGGCGAGGCGCAGCGCATCCGGCTGGCCACCCAGATCGGCTCCGGCCTGGTCGGGGTGCTCTACGTCCTCGACGAGCCGTCGATCGGGCTGCACCAGCGCGACAACCACCGGCTGATCGAGACCCTGGTCCGGCTGCGTGGCCTGGGCAACACGCTGATCGTCGTCGAGCACGACGAGGACACGATCCGCACCGCCGACTGGATCGTCGACATCGGCCCGGGCGCGGGCGAGCACGGCGGCAAGATCGTGCACAGCGGCTCCGTGCCGGCGCTGCTGGAGAACCCGGAGTCGGTGACCGGGGCCTACCTGTCGGGCCGCCGGTCGATCCCGACGCCGCAGGGGCGCCGTCCGCAGACCCCGGAGCGGGAGCTGGTGGTGCACGGCGCGCGCGAGCACAACCTGCGCAACCTGACCGTCTCGTTCCCGCTCGGCCAGCTCATCGCCGTCACCGGGGTCAGCGGCTCCGGCAAGTCGACGCTGGTCAACGACATCCTCTACGCGGTGCTGGCCAACCAGATCAACGGGGCCCGGCTGGTCCCCGGCCGGCACACCCGGGTCTCCGGGCTGGAGCACGTCGACAAGGTGGTCGGCGTCGACCAGTCGCCGATCGGCCGCACGCCGCGGTCCAACCCGGCCACCTACACCGGGGTCTGGGACCACGTCCGCAAGCTCTTCGCCGAGACCACCGAGGCCAAGGTCCGGGGGTACGGCCCCGGCCGGTTCTCGTTCAACGTCAAGGGTGGCCGCTGCGAGGCGTGCTCCGGCGACGGCACCATCAAGATCGAGATGAACTTCCTGCCCGACGTGTACGTCCCGTGCGAGGTCTGCAAGGGCGCCCGCTACAACCGGGAGACCCTGGAAGTGCACTACAAGGGCAAGACCGTCTCCGACGTGCTGGAGATGCCGATCGAGGAGGCGGCCGAGTTCTTCTCCGCCATCCCGGCCATCCACCGGCACCTCAAGACGCTGGTCGACGTCGGCCTCGGCTACGTCCGGCTCGGCCAGCCCGCGCCCACGCTCTCCGGCGGCGAGGCCCAGCGGGTCAAGCTCGCCTCCGAGTTGCAGAAGCGCTCGACCGGGCGGACGGTCTACGTCCTCGACGAGCCGACCACCGGCCTGCACTTCGAGGACATCCGCAAGCTGCTGATGGTGCTCGAAGGGCTGGTCGACAAGGGCAACACGGTGATCACCATCGAGCACAACCTCGACGTGATCAAGACAGCCGACTGGCTGATCGACATGGGCCCCGAGGGCGGCCACCGGGGCGGCACGGTGCTCGCCACCGGCACCCCCGAGGAGGTCGCCGAGGTGCCCGGCAGCCACACCGGCCACTTCCTGCGGCAGGCGCTCAGGCTCGACGGCGAGGCGAAGGGCGCGGCGGCGGCCACCTCCCGGGCGGCCAAGGCCAACGGCACCAAGCCCCGCGCCCGCAAGGTGCCGGCCGGGGCGCGCTGACGGCGCGCCTCCCGACCGCCGGTACGGACCGTTGGGGCCGTTCGGGCGGGCCCCACGCCCGCCGGGACGGCCCCACGGTCGCCGATCAGGTGAACCGTCGGGCAGAGTGATCCGTGTACCCGAGTGTGGCCGCGGATCATGACCAGGCGGCGGCAGCCGAGAGAAGGGCGAGGCATGAGTGACGATCAGGGGCTGACCGGGCCGGCGACGCGGACGCGACGCGCCCTCCTCACGGGCGCGGGCGCGGTCGGCGCGGCGGTGGTCCTGGCCGCCTGCGGCAGCGACGACTCCGGCGACGGGGCGGCCCCGACCAGCGGCGGCCCGCCGGTGCCCAGCACCGGTGACGCCGGCGGCGGCGACCGCGAGGGCGCGCAGTCGCTGGCCCGTACGGCCGACATCCCGGTCGGCGGCGGCACCGTCTATCCCGCCCAGGGCGTGGTGATCACCCAGCCGCGCGAGGGCGAGTTCAAGGGGTTCGACTCGATCTGCACCCACCAGGGCTGCCCGGTGACGAACGTCGACGGCGGCACCATCAACTGCACCTGCCACTTCAGCAAGTTCTCGATCGAGGACGGCTCGGTAAAGGGCGGCCCGGCCACCAAGCCGCTCCCGCCGAAGAACGTCAAGGTCACCGGCGATCAGATCTCGCTGGCCTGACCGGCCCGGCGGGGCCGGCGGCCCGGCGGGGCCGGCGGCCCGACCCGGGCCGCCGGCCCCGCTCAGTCCGCGACGGCGCCCACGTCGACCGCCGGCCGCTCGCCCGT
Above is a genomic segment from Micromonospora sp. M71_S20 containing:
- a CDS encoding Rieske (2Fe-2S) protein, with the protein product MSDDQGLTGPATRTRRALLTGAGAVGAAVVLAACGSDDSGDGAAPTSGGPPVPSTGDAGGGDREGAQSLARTADIPVGGGTVYPAQGVVITQPREGEFKGFDSICTHQGCPVTNVDGGTINCTCHFSKFSIEDGSVKGGPATKPLPPKNVKVTGDQISLA
- the uvrA gene encoding excinuclease ABC subunit UvrA, whose translation is MADRLIIRGAREHNLRDVSLDLPRDALIVFTGLSGSGKSSLAFDTIFAEGQRRYVESLSSYARQFLGQMDKPDVDFIEGLSPAVSIDQKSTSRNPRSTVGTITEVYDYLRLLFARIGEPHCPVCGERISRQTPQQIVDRVLAMAEGTKFMVLSPVVRGRKGEYVDLFAELQAKGYARARVDGVVHPLTEPPKLKKQEKHTIEVVIDRLTVKPSAKQRLTDSVEAALGLSNGLVLLDFVDLPEDDPERERRYSEHLACPNDHPLAIEDLEPRVFSFNAPYGACPECTGLGTKKEVDPELVVPDPERTLREGAVQPWSTGHNLEYFLRLLEALGAAEHFDVDTPWRALPSRAQKTILHGSDDQVHVRYRNKFGRERSYYTGFEGVVQWIERRHTDTESEWSREKYEGYMRDVPCAACGGARLKPEVLAVTLAGKSIAEVCNLSVGEAADLLAGIELTDRQKMIAERVLKEINARLKFLLDVGLDYLSLDRPAGTLSGGEAQRIRLATQIGSGLVGVLYVLDEPSIGLHQRDNHRLIETLVRLRGLGNTLIVVEHDEDTIRTADWIVDIGPGAGEHGGKIVHSGSVPALLENPESVTGAYLSGRRSIPTPQGRRPQTPERELVVHGAREHNLRNLTVSFPLGQLIAVTGVSGSGKSTLVNDILYAVLANQINGARLVPGRHTRVSGLEHVDKVVGVDQSPIGRTPRSNPATYTGVWDHVRKLFAETTEAKVRGYGPGRFSFNVKGGRCEACSGDGTIKIEMNFLPDVYVPCEVCKGARYNRETLEVHYKGKTVSDVLEMPIEEAAEFFSAIPAIHRHLKTLVDVGLGYVRLGQPAPTLSGGEAQRVKLASELQKRSTGRTVYVLDEPTTGLHFEDIRKLLMVLEGLVDKGNTVITIEHNLDVIKTADWLIDMGPEGGHRGGTVLATGTPEEVAEVPGSHTGHFLRQALRLDGEAKGAAAATSRAAKANGTKPRARKVPAGAR